The window GTACATCAGGAGTAATAAAGTATGATCTAATTGACCAGATTATAAAATTGCCCTGTCCAAATCAGTAAACTATTCAATGAGTTAACAGGTGAcaccaattgtctttattattttattgtttttttggggtcaattAAACATGGTAAAACAACAGatggaataataatgcatggtgaatttaacaataagtaaatgaaatataagaaatcaattaggaaaatgcatggtaaatctaagagaataataacatggtaaattgaacaaaataataatgtcacgttaagtcaagaagaagaagaatgcatggtaacttaAACAGAACAATAACACGTAGTAAATCTAACAAGACGACTAATGCATGGTTAATCAAtcataatgcatggtaaattgaacaaaataataataatgcatggtaaatcataatatcacatgttaagtcaaaaagaagaagacgaatgcatggtaacttaaacagaataataacacatggtaAATCTAACAAAAAGACTAATGCATGGTTcatcaatcataataatgcatggtaaattgaacaaaataataataatgcatggtaaatcataatatcacatcttaagtcaagaagaagaagaatgcatggtaacttaaacagaataataacacatggtaaatcataatatcacatgttaagtcaagaagaagaagaagaagaatgcatggtaacttagaataataacacatggtaACTCTAACAAGACgactaatgcatggtaaatcaatcataagaatgcatggtaaatcaatcagtcaatcaaaacGCATGGTAAACCAAGCAGAATGATCATGCAAGGTCAATTGCATTCATATGAATACTAGCAACTTGCATTGGCACTTTCCAAATCCAGCGGATAACGCGCTGTGGGCATCTTACACACGTAGCCGTTGAGTTGCATGCAGGACATCATCTTCCATTTGCTAGACTGAAAGTCAAAATGagatttgattttaaatctAAACTTGTCTTCGGCGAGCGGGTCAATCTTTTCTGCACCTACCTGGCTCAAGGTGGCCACGCAATTTTCCATCAGGCCGGTAGGTTTTCTCGGAGCCCAGTTGGTGAAGGTCACCTTCCGACGGTCCGACCACACGAATCTGCCGAGATCGGCCAGGTCGTTCAGTCCGGTCCACGTGTCTCCGGGGGCTGCAGAGGACAAACAGTAACAGAGTTCTCAATGGCTTTCCAGATATGGCAGATATCGAGCCAATGTGAGCGACGCTTGGCGCGCGCGCACCAAGCTTCACGAGGTCGTGCAGCCAATCCCGCTCAGCCTCGGAGAGGATAGACACCAGCTCGGCATCGAGACTCCTGCAGGAGTGTTGAGCGTCGTGCCACGTCTTTGTATCATCAAAACGTTTGTAGCAGAAGTCCGCAAACTCCTCCCATTCAGGTCCCAAGCATCTCGGCTCTGCGCGCAAGATGGCGTCACGTGAAGAAATGCTTTCTATTCTGGACGGTCTACTCACCCGTGGCAGCAAAAGTGTAAGACGGAGACGGAGCCAATTTGTTAACATATCTGCAGACAGTAAAGTGAGAATGAGCCGGGCATCTTTAAGTGGACTCGCCAGTGAAAGCGGAGCACGCACACTTTCGAGATGATTCCGCTACAGGTGGAGCCGTTGTAGGCTTTCTGTGGCAGTCTCTTCAGCAAAGTCACATCTCCTCCAATCTCAATGATGCCCGAGTGAATAGCGGCCGCGCAGATGTTTGAGTCCTGCACTCAGAGAACGTCTCAGACATACAACAAGAACTCCGCTTGCAGGTCGTGCGGTAATTAACATACCGGTTTGTAAAGCCGTGTTCCGTAGACCTTGTAGCCGGCTTCGGCGCAGCCCAGTGGGCACCGGACCCTGCGGAAGTAGTTTGTTTAGTAAGGAGGAGGCTTTTCGGCAAGAAACGTCTTATCAAGTCCGACTCACGTCATTGAACCGTCGAGGCCGAGGTTGGCGGCTGTGCTGCTGCATAAGAGGTCTGTGGGTCGGAAGGGAAAATCAAAGCCCGTTTCTTGCTGGTTTCTCACTGCACTCCAAACGTCGTACTCACTGCGAGCGGTGTCGTCAGACGTGCACCCCAAGACGTCAAAGCGAAGGCCTAAAAACAACTTGCTGTCTGCTGGCAGGAGGCGGACGTACTGGGCGAACACGGGCCTGTTTAGAATATACGTCCCCACAGAAGGctggaaacaaaacacgcgCGTTTGCAATGAACGACAACAGCCAGGATGACGAAACGAGTCGCCGACCGCTCACCTGCTTTGGGTGGCGATACCAAGTCACTCCGTCAATACTGAACTGCATCGCAAATACGCTGGAACTTTGCAATCGGTATGTACAGCTCCGGATCACGACGCCTGTCACCTTGAAGTTCTCACCAAGGTTCACCTGGATCCAGCTGCCGACTAAGGGCGGAAGGCATTCCATTGCTCAGGATACCAAactacaacttttttttttacgtacaCATTTTGGAGGGTCTCCAGCAACCGCTGCCCCCCAGACGCGCTTTGTGAGGTTCGGCATTGATcgcagaggaagaggctgaAAAAGAAGAGTCTGGGATTCTCCCGTCAGCGATGCCCAGACCGTCAAGACACACTGAGGAAAGACAAAGTGGAAGGAATGATCAGTGGGGACTCATACCCACCCGTCCTGAGCTGGCGCTCTTTCTGGGGATCCGTTGGATTCTTTCCTTGGCACATCATCGGCAAGTGTCAGGATGTGAAGCCCACCTTTCTTCTCACAGCTGTAGACGACGTGGAGGTATTTGGAGACACCGGGGCAGGAGTCCGTATCCGAAGGGTAAATGGGGCAAATCTGATAGTTGTCACACAATCCTCTGAAGTGAGAGAGAGCCCCTTCCACCCTGCAGTCATCTGCAAGTGACAACACACCACCATTTCACGCGCATTTTATTCGCACACTTACATACTGACTTCAACTTGTCACAGGACGTAGGGAATTTTAATGGTTAATGACTATTAGAAAAAGAGGAATCCAAAAAGCGCCCGGCTTAGCTCTTTTTCATCGTTTTCgatttttattcaaagaaaaagtcaaataaacattttctatTGCCATCGCTCACACGTCCATGCCCATGCATGTTGATATTGAGTTATATGTTACAAGCGAGTTGCCGCCAACGCTGACGGCGTGTGAAAACCTCCTGACAGAAACGGCTCCAGGACAGCGAGCCAAAAACAACGATGCCACTGGAGGATTCTTACCGCGTGATCCGCCGCCACTGGGACAGACGTCGCTATCCTTCCGTCCATAGAAAGCCGACCGTATGCGGAGGACTTTTTCATCGGGACATTCAAGGGCTTTCAAATCGTCTTGGCAGAAAAGTtcctccttgtagcctgtgaGAGCACAACCGTCGACTTCTCtccgtgtcttttttttacagagaCGTTGAAGGCGACTTACCGTCATGTGGCAGCTGTGGTTTTGCTGTTTTGCCTAGAAGCGGGAACCAGAACGTGGATGTCGACACGTGATGACGGTCACCCGCGGGGCGTCACATCTCACttaccttttcctcttttcttgcagatgtAGCCTTTCTTGTTGTCGCACTCGTCACGCTTCCAGTCGCCGCTGCCAGTGAGCAAGAAAAGACATTTCCCCCCTTCAGTGAtacctggagggagggagggaggcaaacAAGATCTCAGCGCTCATCCGTTCCTCCCAAAGTGCAGCTGACAAACGCCTCAGCCCGACCTGCACTCGAGTGGAGGTAAGAGAAGGGGGATCCGTCAGCCCACTTGCCGCCGTCATGCTCGATGGAGGCGCtggcgcccaaccacaggGAGGCATCACCCATTAGAGTCTTTGTGTGACCTTTGGATCCCAAAGAGAACATGCAAGATTATTCCAAAACGACTCAACACTTGACTCTGCACTTCAACTTGATGGATGTGGCACGGCCGTGACAAAGCGTGAACGATACTGCAACAAAGAGTGAAGCAAAGCTGGCCATGTCTCAGGTTTAGAGTTGGAAAGGAAGGCGTAGCAGGAAAAAAGTTTGAGTTTTTCTCAAAGAATTAGCAACTTCATGGCCAGCCTACCGCGTATGAAGACCGCGTACGAAGACATGACGCCTTTTTCGATTTACTTTAGCTTctatttcttgtttgtttcatgttggaaaataaaaatggatccACTTGTTTATGGCCAATATATTTGAATTCATGGCCTCCTACCGTGTACGAAGCCCTGCTCGTGCAAGTCGgcgatgctgagcaggttcccTTGGCGGCCTTTGCAGTCGGCTTGCGCCTCCtgccaggtcttggtgggctggcggatcaggtagcagaagtcgtccGAGGGGTtgtccagccaccagccgcatttcTCAGTCCAGCCTGCAATCCAGACATAAGACAGCATAAGACGGCGTGCCGATGGGGTAAGACGGCTGCAGTGCGCGACGACACCTACGTAGTTGGCCGATTGATGGTGGAAGCTGTTGAGGTCCTCCGTGCTTggctgcgggggggggggggggatttgcaaatatgagcaaatgcTTGATGTGTGCAGGAGCAGCGCTCGGGAGGGGCgtttgcacctgttttgcagacaaatgGCCGCTGCGTTGTGCAGGGGCTGGCACTCAACTCCccaacagaatttgggaaCGCGCAGTCGCCCTTGGTATCATCTTGCCATTCGTTGTAGTTCTGTGGACGACATGAGCGTGTTGGACTCTGTCTGCTCGGCTTCCGAACGCCCTTCCTCGGCAATCGCTCACTCGCGCCCAAGGTTTACCCATTTCCCCTCCAAAACAATCCAATCGTTGAAGCCTCGAGCGGCAtttctccacttttttttaccctgCTCAAATTTGGACTTTCCCAGCtcatcttttgaaaaatgactttttaaaaggcAATTCACTTACAAAACTTGTTCCGTCACTCCACTCGTAGTCGTCGGCCGTCgtcttcttgagtcccacgAAAGCAGATTGTGAGGTCCGCGAGTGATcttgaggaaaggaaggagaacACGAGCTTCAGGGCAAAAAGAGCTTCAGTCGAATGACGACTGCGGCGGTTGCTCTTGGTGCTCACCATGCACAAATTGGGCCTCTTTCTTGGAGTGGACGCTAGCCAGGTGGCCTCCCCGGGAAAGACAGAACTTCTCAGCAACGTCAAAGGTTTTAAGCGTCGTCTCGTAACGATAACAATAATCGCCATAGTGGAAGGTGTTGTCGTGGCAGTCGGAGGCTGgggccacaaagaaaaacatgaccatGACAAGATGTTCAAGTGCAAATAAGTGTGCTGCAACTCACTCGTCACTACAGCAGGACCACTTTTGGGCGAACACTTCGGGCAGTCTGCATAAAAAAAGACCTGTTGgagcttttctcttttcaaagtcaacctgATTACAAACGTGCAGGCTTACTCagcggccgtttgcacatgtaggccaacGAGGAAAGACAGGAGCCAGTCCGCCACTGGCCGGGCtccccccttcccccttggttgacgtaggcgcaggatGCAATGTCGGCGCTGCcgggagaaaagaaacaagcaattattttccccagtttttttttttttcctttcccaaAGTGCCCCTTTTCAAAATTGGCTCCtccgcctgacaacagcatgcaaAGTTGCTACGTCTTACCTTTCGAGTTGATTTGAGGCCCAGTTGGCGTGATTCATTGTCTCGCCATCGGACCAGGTCAGCTTCTGGCTCCCGCCTTCAAAGCGACACCAGAACTTGTCGCAtttctggggggaaaaagaacaacagtCCCACTTGTCGCAGCAGTCGACGGCCGCttgcgcttccgtctcacctggttggagagtcccagccagaaggGGGTGTCCTCGCCCATGGTGCCCTTCGCAaagtcctcctcggccgaggaggtgatggagagcaggtcGCCGCCCATCCGGACGCAGTGGTGCCAGGCCCCCAGCCAATCGTTGGGCTCCTccaccttcttgtagcagttgGTGCCGTGGTCGAGCCACCCGGGAGCACACTTGCTGGCTGAGGGCACAATTTGGGGAACAGATCAGAGCACGCTCCTGTTTTTGCCCTTCAGTCCACCATTTTGAGCAAAGGGCAATTTGCGGGTCACGGTTGGCCAAATCTACATTTTCTCGGGCAAATTGGAAGATCCGGGACTCGACTTGGTTAGCTTAGCCCAATGGCATCAGAGacgtttacattttgaaaggatTCCGGAACATTCATCTTCGCGCTTGAGAAACAACCAAAGTGCCGCTGTACAAGGTAAAacgatgcaaaaaacattcaacacgTGGCTGAGTACTTCATAAAAACGAAAAAGCACAGAATTTGTTGGTTGGCATGGTGTGACTCCAGGGTCATGGTTTTCCACGCAGTCGAAGGCGACTTACAGTCAGGAACCGGCGTAGGCTTTACTGcaagaggaaaggaaaagagACATCAaggcacagacagacagacgtcAAGGGGCGATGACAGTCGGTGGGGCGTTGCCTCTCACTTaccatttcctcttttcttgcagacgtaACCTCTCTTCTTCTTGTTGCACGAGTCGTACTCCCAGTTGCCGTTGCCAGTGAGGAAGGAAAGACAATTTCCATCGGCGGTACCTGGGGGGCGGGAGAGAAGATCTCAGTGCTCCTCCGTTCCTCCAAATGACAGCAGACAGCGGCAGACCTGAAGTCGAGTGGACGTAAGTGAACGCGGCTCCGTCAGCCCACGTGCTGCCTTCGTCACTGATGGTGACAttggcgcccaaccacagagaggatGCTTTCATCAGAGCCTTGATGTAACCTGTGCCAGAATGAACGACATCGTCAAGAGGAGCCGAGTGAGGAGGACGCGTCATCTGTTGAGCTCCGTTGAGCTTTCTCAGCTCAAAAGGAATTGAGTTAGACAGGGGGACCATCGAGAAATATTAAAACCAAAGCAGCAATAACAGTGCGgtttgcaaacacaaattggAGCTACTGAAACAGGGTAGACGGCCGAGGGGATCGGACCTCAACCAgcatctgacaaaaaaaaaaaaagcggatatattgcatatatatatatatatatatatatatatatataaataaaacttcaCGGAAAAACGAGAAAAcgagaatgaagaaaaaaaaaagaaaaaaaaaagcttttagctGACAGTCAATATGGATTCCGGAAGGACACTAATGGATCTTAATAGAGAACATCAGATGAtcaaaaaacaagttattgGGATTTTCATCAACCAAAAGCATTTGACCCAGTAAATCACGGCATCAGAGTAGTTGGTCTGGACTGGCTGAGGAGCTACTTAAGCAACAGGCAGCAATTTGTAAAAAGTCTGGAGATCATGTATCCCATAACAGGTGAACAACCTCTGCCCTTGGTCCTCTTCAACGACTTGTGTATCCAACATcatgaaatgatgatgatacaaACATCTATTGCGCTGGGGACAATTTACAGCAGCTTATGGAAACCAACAATCACCACAGAAATGAATACGTGGTTTAATGTAAAACCAAActgccaacaacaaaatgatttgtcaGGTATAAATCGAAGCCTCgtttgaaagtgaaaattgACAATGGTATGAAAAAGAgtttctgaaagaaaattcCTGGGCGTGACTGTTGACAATAAAAAGCTGCTGGAAATCACACATTAATTaatcatgtaaaaacaaaaatgtcaaaggttATTGCAATTCTGAGGAAAGCAAGAAGCAGTCCGGACTCCAGATACCTACATATTGCCATATCTGAAATACTGTGTGGAAATACGGGGTAACACCAAATAAGTCAAGCaataggaaaaataacaaggaGCATACAAACGCACTTTTTATAATCCCAGACAAACTTTTGTCACTCAGGGGTTTGTGGAATGGTCTGGAAAATGAGCATGAAAATAGGGCAAACACAAGTGTTCCAAAAAAGTGTCGAAAAACTGGTTTCTTAACATGtatgaggggggaaaaaaagacaaagctgACTACACTCGAGCATTCTTTGTTGTTGGGGGTTTtgggttgtttgtttcagtgacttagatatggcactttaaagtggtgttttattttcctattttcatgttttaaatcGGTTCGAAATGAAcatataacaacaacaacaacttgttCATGGCCAATATTTCAATTCATGGCCGCCTACCGCGTACGAAGGTCTGCTCCTCGCGgtcggtgatgctgagcaggttcccTTGGAGGCGTTGGCAGTCGTCTTGCGCCTTCTCCCAGGTCTTAGTGGGCTGGCGgatcatcaggtagcagaagtcgctCTCTGAGTtgtccagccaccagccgcatttcTCAGTCCAGTCTGCGAGCCAGACGGCGTAAGACAGCGCAAGACAGCGCAAGACGGCGGCAGTGCGGGACACCTACCCGGCTGGCCGACTAATGGTGGCAGCTGTGGAGGCCCTCCGCGCTTGGCTGCAGAAAAAGCGGAGCGAATATTAGCAAATGCTTCACGCATCCAAAAGGGGCGCTCGGGAGGGACgtttgcacctgttttgcagaccGGTGGGAATGCGTAGGAGCAACGAAAGTTTCTGTACAGCTTTTCGTCGGTATTCAAAAAAGAACAGTCACCACTGGAGGCGTAGTCAACTTTTCCGTAGTCCTGCGGATGAGATTTTGGACAGAACTTTAGCGTGTTGCATTCGATGTGGTCATGTTCCCGCCGCATTTCCTCACTTGCACCTTCTCTCATTAAAGTTTCACTTTGGTTGTTGGTTTCACTTTGTCAGTCATAGTAGTatgaacattgcaataaaacattgtgcccgccctggcaacccaaataaatgtctgggaaaaacatgcacaaagcAACTAACCCTGTCAGTCAAAGTAGTATGAACATTGCCATAAAACATTGTGCCCGCCCTGGCAACCCATAATGTCTGGGGAAAACGTGCACAAAGCAACTAACCCTGAAGACCTAAAGACAAACCCGAGCCACCGTCCAGGATATATCATCTTAACCGCCTCCTCTCTAAAATCAGAGCGCCAATACTTTGTAAGCGGCTGCCCGATGCTTCTAGACAAGACGGATGCCTGCGACAAGACTTTTCTAAAGGCCTTCAGCAATCCACTTACAGAAGCTGTTCCGTCAGTCCACTCGTAGTTCTTGcccttcttcttttctcccatccaagtattATAGTAATATGAGTGATCTTGATGAAAGGAAGGAGAACAAGAGCTTAagggcaagaagagcttcagcCAAATGACGACTGTGGCGGTTCTTCTTGGTGCTCACCAATAATGAATCGGGCATCTTGCCTAGAGTGTATGCTAGCCAGGTGGCCTCGCCGGGCGAGACAAAACTTCTCGCCATCCTCCCAATTTCTACGCGTCGCGTCAAAAAGATAGCAATCATCGCCATAAAGGAAGTTGCCATCGTCGCAGTCGGAAGCTGAGGCcacaaggaaaaacattgaggaGGAAACCATGACGAGATGGTTAAAGCGCAAATAAGcgtgctgcaactcactcttCATTACAGCAGTAACACTATTGGAGGTACACGTCCGTCCCTCCGggcagcctgcaaaaaaagaccCGTTTGCGCATCTCACCTTTCATCAGCAACGTGACCACGGACGTGCAGACTTACTCTgcggccgtttgcacatgtaggccaacGAGGAGGCGCAGGAGCCAGACCTCCACTTCCCAGGCGACAACTGAActccttggttgacgtaggcgcaggacgcgacgtcggcgctgtcggtagattataaaaaggaacattttcctatttttcccTGAGTGCTCGTTCTCAaaattggttccagaaccTTTACGCGTGtccgcctgacaacagcatgcGAAGATGTGACTTCTTACCTTTTAAATTGGTCTAAGGCCCAGTTGGTGTGTGTCGTTGTCTCGCCATCAGACCAGATCAGCTCCTGGCTTCCGGCTACAAAGCCACACCAGACGTCGTCGCAtttctgggggggaaaaaagaaaacggttCCAGTTGTCGCTGCAGAGTCCACGACtgcttccgtctcacctggttggagagtcccagccagaagcGGGTGTGGCCCATGGCGCGCTTCACAaagtcctcctcggccgaggtggtgatggagagcaggtcgccgccctgccagacgcagtggtgccgggcccccagccaaccgttgggcttCACctccttcttgtagcagctggAGTCGTGCTCGAGCCACCCGGAAAGACACTTGTTGGCTGAAGGCACAATTTGGGGATCAGGCGGacagatcagagcacactGATGGAacacttgcatgtttttattctgtgcTCTTCATTGGGGGCATCTCAACCAAATGCACGAGGATTCTGTCAGGGGTGGGGTggaggatggggggggggggcaacgcCCATTGTCGCTTTGGccccttccaaaaacatgcctgtCCTCCATTTTTGGGTTCAGCCAGCGCCATGCAGCAACGTGGAGCTGCTGATTGTTTGCATAAAAGCATCACTTACGCCTGCCAAGGATTGCACACAATGGCCCCAAAGT is drawn from Syngnathus acus chromosome 9, fSynAcu1.2, whole genome shotgun sequence and contains these coding sequences:
- the LOC119127421 gene encoding C-type mannose receptor 2-like, translated to MGHTRFWLGLSNQKCDDVWCGFVAGSQELIWSDGETTTHTNWALDQFKSADVASCAYVNQGVQLSPGKWRSGSCASSLAYMCKRPQSCPEGRTCTSNSVTAVMKTSDCDDGNFLYGDDCYLFDATRRNWEDGEKFCLARRGHLASIHSRQDARFIIDHSYYYNTWMGEKKKGKNYEWTDGTASDYGKVDYASSGDCSFLNTDEKLYRNFRCSYAFPPVCKTAKRGGPPQLPPLVGQPDWTEKCGWWLDNSESDFCYLMIRQPTKTWEKAQDDCQRLQGNLLSITDREEQTFVRGYIKALMKASSLWLGANVTISDEGSTWADGAAFTYVHSTSGTADGNCLSFLTGNGNWEYDSCNKKKRGYVCKKRGNGNKAYAGS